Proteins co-encoded in one Daphnia carinata strain CSIRO-1 chromosome 3, CSIRO_AGI_Dcar_HiC_V3, whole genome shotgun sequence genomic window:
- the LOC130693675 gene encoding uncharacterized protein LOC130693675 produces MTRRVKTRCCGLSLQLGTKIIGFFSLVGYLIQLVISMMQSSSLDLEDGSLDTVEVFIIISSVVVSSALLACCVLLLQVVFSNCRPILLVPWLVGDMVMRSIHAIILISGIMLAINSNIAHGVSTVFIMSCFIGLETYLWWIVLCYYRELRHHESTCKGATTAEMVAM; encoded by the exons ATGACACGAAGGGTGAAAACACGCTGTTGTGGTCTTTCGTTACAATTGGGAACGAAAATCATTGGCTTTTTTTCATTG GTTGGCTATTTAATTCAACTTGTCATTAGTATGATGCAATCAAGTAGTTTGGATTTGGAAGACG GTTCGCTAGATACTGTGGAggttttcatcatcatttccAGCGTGGTTGTTAGCTCTGCCCTTCTAGCTTGTTGCGTGTTGCTGCTACAAGTGGTTTTCAGCAACTGTCGTCCCATCTTGTTGGTACCGTGGCTCGTAGGTGACATGGTAATGAGATCTATCCATGCCATTATCCTAATCTCTGGCATTATGCTTGCAATCAATTCCAACATCGCCCATGGAGTTTCTACCGTCTTCATCATGTCGTGCTTTATTG GATTGGAAACTTATTTGTGGTGGATCGTCTTGTGTTACTATCGAGAACTTCGACATCACGAATCGACCTGCAAAGGGGCAACAACAGCCGAAATGGTTGCCATGTAA